One segment of Mycoplasma sp. E35C DNA contains the following:
- a CDS encoding 4-diphosphocytidyl-2C-methyl-D-erythritol synthase, with the protein MKHYRSYAKANFYLKINDYSEQIKKHKLTSKLVLIDQYYDDIYLTKANTTQIKYENANQEILNFQDDILLRTKHFLESKLNQEFNFNAKVIKRIPTLAGLGSGSSNAAILIKWIYQEYKINNQISYYEIATELGSDIPFFLSGYDCAIIKNFGDQIIASDISGYKFASFVFNKQKPSTKEIFRLLDHTKINVNDINDLEKPFFKLFPELYESFIKLKKPNNHVLLSGAGSSFVIFEKLN; encoded by the coding sequence ATGAAGCATTATCGTAGTTATGCCAAAGCTAATTTTTATTTAAAGATTAACGATTATAGCGAACAGATAAAAAAGCATAAATTAACTTCTAAATTAGTTTTGATTGATCAATATTATGATGATATTTATTTAACAAAAGCTAATACAACCCAAATTAAATATGAAAACGCCAATCAAGAAATTCTTAATTTTCAGGACGACATCTTATTAAGAACTAAGCATTTTTTAGAATCCAAATTGAACCAAGAATTTAATTTTAATGCAAAGGTTATTAAAAGAATTCCAACACTTGCTGGCTTAGGTTCTGGATCTAGCAATGCAGCTATTCTGATTAAATGAATTTATCAAGAATACAAAATTAACAACCAAATTTCATATTACGAAATTGCTACTGAATTAGGTAGTGACATTCCATTTTTCTTATCTGGATATGATTGCGCCATTATCAAAAACTTTGGTGATCAAATAATTGCTTCAGATATTTCAGGATACAAATTTGCTTCTTTTGTTTTTAACAAACAAAAACCAAGCACCAAAGAAATTTTTAGATTATTAGACCACACAAAAATAAATGTTAATGACATTAATGATTTAGAAAAACCGTTTTTTAAATTATTTCCAGAATTATACGAATCTTTTATTAAATTAAAAAAACCTAACAACCATGTATTGCTTTCAGGAGCAGGTAGCAGTTTTGTAATCTTTGAAAAATTAAATTAA
- the argS gene encoding arginine--tRNA ligase: MIFKKIKESINQALTQLGFSTQNDYLIQQTKNIKFGDFSTNIAMVLTKDVKKSPEEIANLIIEKIDQKAFDKITFSKPGFINFFLSNEDKYKVIEQLQDPNYQVEKLPEKDRDSINIEFVSANPTGFLHLGHVRNAFTGDVLGNIMRAVGHKVVKEYWINDLGNQVSLFALSVIIRYLEKLGVDKYKMPEDSYHGKEPFFVADELIKEFGDKYKDIEIANNKIADEKLRKELITYCTQKMLDFIKHDLALIGVHMEVWTSEKTVYGSGTLTKLLDNQLKKHTYTKDGALWLRTTDRGDDKDRVIFKENGDPTYFGTDIANHYLKFDRGFNKLINVWGADHFGHIARTTCAAELTGVKEGNFIVVLIEMVKLLKDGKEIKFSKRLGNAISIPDMLEFLSVDAARWFILNQSATSGINIDVEITNKKDSSNPVYYVQYAHARIHKLLSKSGSIDYSKVDVNLLNSEVERSIINHLASFKHYIHNVSSTYEINKLLTFVYVLSKDFHSWYNSHEVLNQDEKTKNTRLALAKAIQIQIKYLLRLFGINAPEQM; encoded by the coding sequence ATGATATTTAAAAAGATAAAAGAAAGTATTAATCAAGCATTAACTCAACTTGGTTTTAGTACACAAAATGATTATTTAATTCAACAAACAAAAAACATTAAATTTGGTGATTTTAGTACGAATATTGCGATGGTTTTAACAAAAGATGTTAAGAAATCACCAGAAGAAATTGCTAATTTAATTATTGAAAAAATTGATCAAAAAGCCTTCGATAAAATTACTTTTTCTAAACCTGGATTTATTAACTTCTTTTTAAGCAATGAAGATAAATATAAAGTAATTGAACAACTACAAGATCCAAATTATCAAGTAGAAAAATTACCTGAAAAAGATCGCGATTCAATTAACATTGAATTTGTTTCAGCTAACCCAACAGGATTCTTACACTTAGGACATGTTCGTAATGCGTTTACTGGTGATGTTTTGGGTAACATCATGCGTGCAGTGGGTCATAAAGTTGTTAAAGAATATTGGATTAATGACTTAGGGAACCAAGTTTCGTTATTTGCGTTATCAGTAATTATTCGTTATTTAGAAAAACTTGGTGTTGATAAATATAAGATGCCAGAAGATTCATACCACGGTAAAGAACCGTTCTTTGTAGCTGATGAATTAATTAAAGAATTTGGCGATAAATATAAAGATATTGAAATTGCTAACAACAAGATTGCTGATGAAAAACTTCGTAAAGAATTAATCACATATTGTACGCAAAAAATGCTAGATTTCATTAAGCACGATCTAGCTTTAATTGGTGTGCATATGGAAGTTTGAACTAGTGAAAAAACTGTTTATGGTTCGGGAACTTTAACTAAATTATTAGATAACCAATTAAAGAAACACACATACACAAAAGATGGTGCTTTATGATTAAGAACAACAGATCGTGGTGATGATAAAGACCGTGTTATCTTTAAAGAAAATGGTGATCCAACATATTTTGGAACCGATATTGCCAACCACTATTTAAAATTTGACCGTGGCTTTAATAAATTAATTAATGTTTGGGGTGCTGATCACTTTGGACATATTGCAAGAACAACATGTGCCGCTGAATTAACAGGTGTTAAAGAAGGCAACTTCATTGTTGTATTAATTGAAATGGTTAAATTATTGAAAGATGGTAAGGAAATTAAATTCTCAAAACGTCTAGGTAATGCAATTAGTATTCCAGATATGCTTGAATTCTTATCAGTAGATGCTGCAAGATGATTTATTCTTAATCAATCTGCAACTAGCGGCATTAATATTGATGTTGAAATTACTAATAAAAAAGATAGTTCTAACCCTGTATATTATGTTCAATATGCTCACGCAAGAATTCATAAGTTATTAAGTAAATCTGGTTCAATTGATTATTCAAAAGTTGATGTAAATTTACTTAATTCAGAAGTTGAAAGAAGCATCATTAACCATTTAGCAAGCTTTAAACACTACATCCACAATGTTTCATCAACATATGAAATAAACAAATTATTAACATTTGTTTATGTTTTATCAAAAGACTTCCACAGCTGATACAATTCACATGAAGTTTTAAATCAAGATGAAAAAACTAAGAATACAAGACTAGCACTTGCTAAAGCAATACAAATACAGATTAAATATTTATTAAGATTATTTGGTATTAATGCCCCAGAACAAATGTAA
- a CDS encoding MnuA family membrane nuclease, translating into MSRPKQTTQKNNKKLVLAIILLVLIIVIGIGGYFVYTRYFAKNKTQTDPSHNHLDLIDPNDPNQNNQPVVNQNTYKKVGDLRILAWNVLNFGHKASLDSNKFINISKTIKLSNADVVGLVEINYNDQQIVENLTNSLGSSWSYTFSGENYNSKFPNSKESVAILYKKDIVEPLQTGSINPNNIYTRPLWYTKFKTKQDNYEFISMFGHFDAPGANKNNDETKGPNNQGSQEILEAKTVSTIFKELKEKYPETDIVGYADTNIKEENNNLFDSSEYQLNYIDFNDNKEKYKTSLGTKNNYSNTYDKWFVYDAKNSNILRKSEIPYKIDIINAFRDKIWDREQSLNGWKASHPNATKLPTDFQIIRNVSDHAPIILDINYKTQNTVDN; encoded by the coding sequence ATGAGCAGGCCTAAACAAACAACACAAAAGAACAACAAAAAGTTAGTATTAGCAATTATTTTATTGGTATTAATTATTGTTATTGGAATTGGCGGATATTTCGTTTATACGAGATATTTTGCTAAAAACAAAACACAAACAGATCCTTCACATAATCATTTAGATCTTATAGATCCAAATGATCCCAACCAAAATAATCAACCAGTTGTTAATCAAAATACTTATAAAAAAGTTGGTGATTTAAGAATTTTAGCTTGAAATGTTCTTAATTTTGGTCACAAAGCTTCGCTTGATAGCAATAAGTTTATTAACATCTCAAAAACCATTAAATTAAGTAATGCTGATGTTGTTGGTTTGGTGGAAATTAATTACAATGATCAACAAATAGTTGAGAATTTAACTAATAGTTTAGGCTCATCATGAAGTTACACATTCAGTGGTGAAAATTATAATAGCAAGTTTCCTAATTCAAAAGAATCGGTTGCTATTCTTTATAAAAAAGACATAGTTGAACCACTACAAACAGGTTCTATTAATCCAAATAACATCTACACTAGACCGCTTTGATATACAAAGTTTAAGACCAAACAAGATAATTATGAGTTTATATCAATGTTTGGTCACTTTGATGCTCCTGGTGCTAATAAAAATAATGATGAAACCAAAGGTCCTAACAATCAAGGAAGTCAAGAAATTTTAGAAGCAAAAACTGTATCAACTATATTTAAAGAATTAAAAGAAAAATATCCAGAAACTGATATAGTTGGTTATGCTGATACTAATATCAAAGAAGAAAATAATAACTTATTTGATTCGTCTGAATATCAATTAAATTACATTGATTTTAATGATAATAAAGAGAAATATAAAACTTCATTAGGAACTAAGAATAATTATTCAAACACATATGACAAATGATTTGTTTATGATGCTAAGAATAGTAATATTCTAAGAAAAAGCGAAATTCCATATAAGATTGATATTATCAATGCTTTTAGAGATAAAATTTGAGACAGAGAACAAAGCTTAAATGGTTGAAAAGCTAGCCATCCAAACGCAACAAAACTACCAACAGATTTTCAAATTATTCGAAATGTTTCAGACCACGCACCAATAATTTTAGATATCAATTATAAGACCCAAAACACTGTTGATAATTAA
- a CDS encoding ferritin-like domain-containing protein — protein MNNNVWKLLNNQYNKELATAALMFEYSARIDEYGMDHFSELLYEWGKEEFEHAQTIEKYLRDRQSWIRTNELMVPKIIDSSEPLPILEAISEYQKGVSAAFNEIAEVAFMNKDFATYNFIEYFIKDQIAEEKKCGDLINAFKMSEDLLVIDKKIKQIKEEHYPESK, from the coding sequence ATGAACAATAATGTCTGAAAATTATTAAACAATCAATATAATAAAGAATTAGCTACAGCTGCTTTGATGTTCGAATATTCAGCTAGAATTGATGAATACGGAATGGATCATTTCTCTGAATTATTATACGAATGAGGAAAAGAAGAATTCGAACACGCTCAAACAATTGAAAAATATTTAAGAGATCGTCAAAGTTGAATTCGCACTAATGAATTAATGGTTCCTAAAATCATTGATTCATCAGAACCATTACCAATCTTAGAAGCAATCTCAGAATACCAAAAAGGTGTTAGTGCTGCTTTTAATGAAATTGCAGAAGTAGCTTTCATGAACAAGGATTTTGCTACTTATAACTTTATTGAATACTTCATTAAAGATCAAATTGCTGAAGAAAAGAAATGTGGTGATTTAATCAACGCATTCAAGATGTCAGAAGATCTTTTAGTAATCGATAAGAAAATTAAACAAATCAAAGAAGAACATTATCCTGAAAGCAAATAA
- a CDS encoding GMP synthase, which translates to MQNRKLQEFLISSTTLLRDTIKNKKAIIPLNGGVFAFVLAKITKLAIGHNLTCFYIDNGMMRHNEAANKINFFREKLDLEVWHIDAKELFLNNLKDVYDYDKKQEVINETFLEVAKQTIIDINQKIDFALMGTSFDDVNQGLNIAKALDKNVVIFEPLKQLSLQQVIDIGNLLSIEPEFLNEKIFPLSGFGLMVEDEVREEKILVLKKAYYLICKILGEKAEDTFEIKIRDDISIKDRFNLYIETKELLSEVNIKKIKDQITGLLPNVNKIFIKI; encoded by the coding sequence ATGCAAAATAGAAAATTACAAGAATTCCTGATAAGTTCTACGACTCTGCTACGAGACACAATAAAAAATAAAAAAGCAATTATTCCTTTAAATGGTGGAGTATTTGCTTTTGTATTAGCAAAAATTACAAAATTAGCCATCGGTCATAACCTTACTTGTTTTTATATTGACAACGGGATGATGCGTCATAATGAAGCGGCTAATAAAATCAACTTTTTTCGTGAAAAATTAGATTTAGAAGTTTGACACATTGATGCTAAAGAGTTGTTTTTAAACAATCTTAAAGATGTTTATGATTATGATAAAAAACAAGAAGTAATTAATGAAACATTTTTAGAAGTAGCCAAACAAACAATTATTGATATTAATCAAAAAATTGATTTTGCATTAATGGGGACATCGTTTGATGATGTCAACCAAGGTTTAAATATTGCTAAAGCTCTTGATAAAAATGTGGTTATTTTTGAACCATTAAAACAATTATCTTTACAACAAGTAATTGATATTGGTAATTTATTAAGTATTGAACCTGAATTCTTGAATGAAAAAATCTTCCCACTATCTGGATTTGGTTTAATGGTTGAAGATGAAGTTCGTGAAGAAAAAATCTTGGTTCTGAAAAAGGCATATTATTTAATTTGCAAAATCTTAGGTGAAAAGGCCGAAGATACTTTTGAAATCAAGATCCGTGATGATATTAGCATCAAAGATCGTTTCAATCTTTATATTGAAACTAAAGAATTATTATCAGAAGTAAATATTAAAAAAATAAAAGACCAAATTACTGGTCTTTTACCTAATGTTAATAAGATCTTTATTAAGATCTAA